CTCTCTGGCGGGATCTTACAGAATCTACGAGGCGGCCTTCAGGCAGAGCGGCGTGATGGTTGCGGATACGATAGATGAAATGCTCAGCATGGCAAGGGCCTTCACCCAGCCGCTGCCTGAAGGGAAGAGGGTTGCGATAATGACCAACGCCGGTGGCCCCGGGGTTTTAACGGCAGACGCGATAGACAAATATGGTTTAAAGCTTGCAAACCTCGAGGAGGGAACCGTGGAGGAACTGCGCTCCTTCCTGCCCCCGATGGCGGCCCTTAAGAACCCCGTGGACATGATAGCGAGCGCCCGCGGGGAGGATTACTACAAAACGGCAAAGGCCCTCCTTAAGGACCCGAACGTTGACATGCTCATAAGCATCTGCGTTGTTCCAACCTTCGCGGGGATGAAGCCAAGGGAGCACGCGGAGGGAGTTGTCAGGGCAGTTGAGGAGGTCAACAACGGCAAACCGGTCCTCGGCCTGTTCATGGCGGGTCACGTGAGCGAGGAGGCCAAGGAGATCCTCGAAGCGAACGGAATCCCAAGCTACGAGAGGCCCGAGGATGTCGCGGCCGGGGCCTACGCCCTCGTGGAGTTTGCACGAGCTAAAGGAATCCTGAAGGAGTAAAATCAGGCATTCACTGGAATACAACGTCTGGAGGTGTGGGGATGGCGAAGGTTACGGACATGGTGTTGTGGGACAAGCCGGGGGAGAAGGTTCTCCTGCTCGGGAATCAGGCCATAGCAAGGGGTGCCTTGGAGGCGAACATAGCCGTTTACGCCGCCTACCCCGGAACGCCGAGTTCCGAGCTAACTGATACGATGGCCATCGTAGCCAAGAAAGCCGGGGTCTACATGGAGTACTCCGCCAACGAGAAGGTGGCCTTTGAGACGGCTCTGGCGGCGGCCTGGAGCGGTCTGAGGGCGATGACCGCAATGAAGCACGTTGGACTCAACGTTGCTGCAGACACCTTCCTGAGCTCCGTTGGGATGGGGGTCGAGGGTGGCTTCGTCATAATGGTCGCCGACGATCCGAGCATGTGGAGCAGCCAGAACGAGCAGGATACGAGGGTTTACGGGAAGTTCGCCAACGTCCCCGTTCTCGAACCGAGCTCCCCTCAGGAAGCCAAGGAGATGACGAAGTACGCCTTTGAGCTGAGCGAGAAGTTCAAGCACTTCGTGATTCTGAGGACGACCACGAGGAGCTCCCACGCAAGGGGTGGCGTTGAACTTGGAGAACTCCCGGAGGAGATAAAGGCCGGAAAGAGGAAGTTCGGGAAGTTCAAAAAGGACCCAAACAGGTTCGTTGACGTTCCCTCAAACGCCAGAAAGTTCCACCCGATAGTCCTTGAAAAGATCGAGAAGATCCGCGAGGAGTTCAACGAGATGCCCTTTAACTGGATCGAGGGGGACGAGAAAGCGAAGGTTGGAATAATAGCCCCCGGTCTTTCCTACGCCTACGTGAAGGAAGCCCTCGCATGGCTCGGCGTTGAGAACGTTAAGGTCCTGAAGCTTGGAACACCCTTCCCGGTTCCCTACGGCCTGCTCGAAAGGTTCTTTGACGGCCTCGAGAAGGTCCTCATCGTTGAGGAGCTCGAACCGGTCGTTGAGGAGCAGGTCAAGACGTGGGCCTACGACAGGCAGATAAGAATCCCGATCCATGGAAAGGACCTCGTGCCGAGGGTCTACGAGATGACGACGAGGAGGGCCGTCACTGCCATAGCGAAGTTCCTTGGCCTTGAGACGCCGGTTGATTACGAGGAGCTCGACTCCAGATACGAGAAGGCCCTGAAGCTGGTTCCCCCGAGGCCGCCCTCACTCTGTCCCGCGTGCCCCCACAGGAACAGCTTCTACGCCATAAAGAAGGCCACCCACAGCAGGGGCATCTACCCGAGCGACATAGGATGCTACACCCTCGGATTGTTGCCACCGTTGAACGCAGTTGACACGACGGTGGCCATGGGGGCCTCGATAGGCATAGCCCACGGTCTCGAGATAGCCCAGAACGGAAGCCTGAGCGAGGAGGCGAGGAAGGGAGGTAAGAAGATAGTCGTGGCGACCATAGGTGACTCCACCTTCTTCCACACGGGCCTTCCGGCACTGGCGAACGCGATATACAACCGCTCCAACGTGCTCGTGGTGGTTCTCGATAACCTCGTTACGGCCATGACGGGCGACCAGCCCAACCCGAGCACCGGCCAGACACCGCACGGTGTGGGTAAGAGGATCCCCATAGAGGACGTCGCAAAGGCCATGGGGGCCGATTTCGTGGCGGTGGTTGACCCCTACGACATCAAGAAAACCTACGAAACCATCAAGAAGGCCCTCGAGGTTGAAGGTGTCAGCGTCGTCGTTTCGAGGCAGGTCTGCGCCCTCTACAGGGTCGGCCAGATGAGGAGAAGGGGCGAGAAGTGGCCTGTTTATTACGTGGACGAAGAGGCCTGTACGGGCTGTAAGATCTGTATAAACGCCTACGGCTGTCCGGCAATCTACTGGGATGCGGAAAAGAAGCAGGCGAGGATAGAGCCCAGCATGTGCTGGGGTTGCGGAGGCTGCGCCCAGATCTGTCCATTCGGAGCCTTTAAGCCCGTGGAGGGGGGAGATGAATGAAGGAGTATAGCATCGTGATTACGGGTGTGGGCGGTCAGGGCGTTCTCACCGCGGCGAACATCCTCGGCTGGGCGGCTTTAAACGCCGGCTACAACGTGAGGATGGGAGAGGTCCACGGAATGAGCCAGCGCTTTGGGAGCGTCGTTTCCTACGTGCGCTTCGGTGAGGACGTCTACGGCTCGATGGTCCCGGAAGGAAAGGGAGATGTCATACTCTCCTTTGAGCCCGTTGAAGCCCTGCGCTACGTAAACCACCTTAAGTACGGCGGCATGGCCGTCGTGAACACCAAACCCATCGTGCCCGTTCAGGTGTCCATGGGAAAGGCCAGCTACCCGGAAATCGAGGAGATCAGGGCGATCTTTGAAAAGGACTGGGGGGCGAAGTGGATAGGCTTTAACGCGGAGGAACTGGCGGTAAAAGCGGGGCACGTCATCACCACGAACACCGTTCTCATTGGAGCGTTAACCCAGATACCGGGGTTCCCGCTGGGCGAGGAACACGTCAGGGAAGTGATAGCGCTCAGCGTCCCGCCGAAGGCCGTGGATATGAACATGAAGGCCTTTGAGCTCGGCGTTAAGGCGGCCCGGGAGATACTGAAGCTCTAAGGTCGCCCTTTTCTTTTTCCCGATAAGGTGAAGGGAATGAAAAATCTTTAAGGTTCGAGGGACTTCACCACTCCTCTTCCTCTTCTTCCCTGAGGAGGTCGTATTTCTCCAGCTCGTGGATGATCTTCCTGACGGCTTCCCATGCGTGGCGCTCGCTCTTGGCCCCGGAGCAGACTATCTTTCCCGACGAGAAGAGCAGTATCACCGTCCTTGGGTCCTTAACGCGGTAGATTACACCCGGGAACTGCTCGGGTTCGTACTCGCAGTTGGGGAGGCTCAGGGCGACGACATCGAGGTTGAACTCCCTCCCCAGATCACCGCTGAAGACCATGTTCTGGATGTCTATCTGGGGTGCGCGGCTGAACTTTGCCCCGACCTTTTTGAGCATCTGAATGAGCATGTTGACGGCCTTCTCTATGTCCTCAACGCTCTTGGCACCCGTCACGACCAGCTTTCCGGAGCCGAATACGAGAAGGGCCACCTTGGGCTCCTCAAGGCGGCATATGACCCCGGGGAACTCCTCAGGGTTGTACTTGGAGTTGGGGCATATCTCTATAACCTTCTCAAGGTTCAGCTGCGTAAAAAGATCAACAGAAGCCACGATGTTCTCGATTCTGAGCTTTACACCGCTCATGTCAACCAAGGCTTACACCTCCCGATGGTGGGTTTAAAAACCCTTTATAAATAACCCCATCGGTTTTTAAAGGTTTTGGATGGAGGAACCCTTAAAAGGCATCCGCGTTAGAAACGCCCGGTGACGTCCATGAGAAACACGATGGTTCTGGTGAGAACCGATGACTTTCAGAAGGCGAGCATAGCGCTCTCCGACCTCGTCCGCTACGGCGGGATGGAGATACGCGGTGATCCAAGGATCATCTCCCCGGCACTCTCCGACTGGGCCTTCGAAAAAATAAGCGGCGAGAAACCGAGGAAACGCTTCAGGGCTCACGTGATAGCCCAGATAAACCTGCCACCGGCGAAGGCCATAGGCAGGCTTACGGACATACATCCGCCCGCCCACGTCCTCGTCATTCCACCCGATTCAGAGGTCTGGGAGGAATTGATGCGCCTCTGGGGCACCTTTAAAAAACTCCGCGGTTTCCACCCACCGAAGAGGAGGAAGGCTGGAGGATCCGGGGAAGCATCGGAGAAGTTTTAGCTTCCCCAAAAAAGGGAAACTGCAGTCACTTCTTCCTCTTCTTGATCCTGATGTTGGCCATGTCGCCAAGTGTCGGCTCGTAGTCCCGGGGAATCGAGGGCCTCTCCTCCACGGTGCCTTCGGCCTGTTCGATCAGCGTTATCCCGAAGTATCTCTCCAGTTTTCGGGCCTCCTTTATCGTCGGCTCGCGATGGCCGTGGGCTATCGCCCTTAGGTCGTTCACGGACAGGCCTATCTCATGGGAAAGCTCCTTGTAGGTCTTGCCCGACCGCTGTATGGCCCTGTAAACGCGCTCGGCGTAATCCTCAACTATCTCCTCGGTGTAGAGAGGCCTTTCCCTCCTCCCTCTGCCAGCCCCTGCCCTCGAGGGCCTCGATTGCACCCTCCTGAGGGGCCTTCTCCCCGTGGGCATGGTGCTGAAGGTTCCGGGCTTCTTTCGGGCGTACCTCTCGTAACATCTGTCGCAGACAAGGACCTCGGCCCCCTCGATCCTTATCTTGTGACCCTCTCCCCTTATCGGAGCCCCGCATATCTCGCAGTACCTTGGTTTGGCCTTTCCCATTTCGATCACCTTCGCTTCTCAGGTTATGATCTGAGTTAGGTTTTTTAAACCTCCCGATGAAGAGGGACCGATGGAAGACGTGAAGATAGAGCGGCTCAAAAAGCTCGATCGGGAAACCCTCGAGTTACTCGTTGGTATCTACATGCGCGGTTACGAGGGAATGCGCCAGTACGGGGGAGAGGGCGAGGACTACGCCAGGCGCTACCTGAGGTGGTGCTGGGGCAAAGCGAAGGATGGCTTCTTCGTGGCGAAGGTCGGCGATCGGATAGCGGGGTTTATAGTCTGCGACGCCGACTGGTACAGCAAGTACGAGAAAGGAACCGTCGGGGCCATCCACGAGTTCGTGGTCGATAGCGGGTTTCAGGGGCACGGAATAGGCCGTAAGCTGATGGAGAAGTGCATGGAGTACCTTGGAAAGCACAACGACAGGGTGGAGCTGTGGGTCGGAGAGAAAAACAGAAAAGCCATGGAGTTCTACAGGGAATACGGCTTCAGACGGGGGGGACAGAGCGGGATATGGGTGCGAATGGTTAAGGACCTGAAATGAGGTGATAACATGCCGTGCATAAGACCGGCCGAACCGGAGGGTGTAGAGGGACTGAAGGAGGAGAGTTTCATACGAAAGGGAAAGGGCAAAGTGAAGGTCGTTGTGGAGAGCGAGGGCGAAAGGATGGAGACCACGATAAACGGCTCCCTGAAAAGCGTCGACGAGATGGCCGAGATGCTCGGGGTAGAGCCCGGGGATGGAAGGATAGATGCAGTGGTGGACGGGGTCAGGGTGAAGGCGGAAGGCGGAAAACTCGAGATGGAGTTCGAGAACGGGGATAGGCTGAGGATAGAGAAGGCATAGAACCTTCGATCGTTTTTCTTTAAACAAAAATGAATTAGAGGGAAGAGGGGTCACTTCACGGGCGGCCTGAACTTGTAGCCGTAGAGGATTATGCCGTCCTCCTCGAACTCCCTCAGCTTTCTCGTAACGACCTCAACCTCCATGCCGAAGTCTATCTCCTCCGGATCGACGTCGGTGAGCTGGGCCAGCACCACGGGGCCTTCCTCGAGTTCCACGAGCGCCAGCGGGAAGGGTTTGTAGTACTCGAAACCGCTCGGCGGGTTCCTGACGATCGTCCAGCTGATAACCTTACCCCTTCCGCTCAGTTCGACCTCTTCGATGTTCTTCGAGCCACAGACCGGGCACACCGGCCTCTTTGGGAAGTGGACGTGTCCGTTCTCGCACCTTCCCCCTATGAGCCTGTACTTCTCGCGGAAGTGCCTCCAGTATCTGGAAACCTGCATTGGACGGGCCATCTTCACACCCTCCTGAGAACGTTAACGGTTATGTTCGAACCGGTTCCACCTATGTTCTGGGTCAGTCCAACCTCAGCGTCCGGCACCTGGTTCGGGGCCTCACCGCGAAGCTGGAGAACGGCCTCGACGGTCTGGTAGACGCCCGTGGCACCCACCGGGTGACCGCGGGACTTCAACCCGCCCATCGTTTGTATTGGATAGTCTGCGTCGATGGCTATCTGCCCCTCTCTGGCGAGCTTTGCGCCCTCCCCCTTCTTTGCCACGCCAAGGGCCTCCAGGCTGAGGGCTGCCATAATCGTGAAGGCATCGTGGACCTCGAAGAAGTCGATGTCGTTTGCCTCAACGCCGGCCATCTTATACGCCCTCTCGGCAGCCACCTTCGCGGCCTTCAGGCTCAGCAGGTCCTCCCTGTTGGCCAGGTTTATCGTGTCTATGGCCCTTCCCATCCCGGCCACTTCGACCCACTTTTCCTTCGGGACGCCGAGTTCCTTTGCCTTCTCAGGGGTTGTGATTATGACGGAGGCGGCTCCGTCGCAGATGGGTGAAGCATCGAAGAGCTTGATCGGATCCGCCACGTAGGGGCTCTTGAGAACCGTCTCAACTTTGATCGGCCTCTTGAACATTGCGTAGGGGTTCTTTGCACCGTTGGCGTGGGCGTTGACGGCGAAGTAGGCCAGATCCTCTTCGGTGTAACCGTAGGTCTTCATGTAGTAGCGCATTACGAGCGCGTTCAAAGCCACGAAACTCGCACCGTGGAAGAGCTCCCAATCGGCATCCGCAGCGTAACCGAGGTAGCGGGTAGCATCGCTCGGCCACGCATCCATCATCTTCTCGACGCCGACGACCGCGACGGTATCCTCAAGCCCGCTGAGAACGGCTTTAACGCCCTCCTGAACCGCTGCCCCACCGCTGGCGCAGGCCGCTTCGACCTTTACGGCCGGGATGTTGCCCAGACCGGCCCAGTCCGCTATGAGGGCACCGAGGTTCTCCTGCTCTACGAAGGAACCGGAGAGCATGTTCCCGACGTAGAGGGAGTCAACCTTATCCACTCCTGCGTCTTCCATGGCGTTGAGCAAAGCTTCAACCGCCATATCCCTCAATCCGAGTTTCCAGTGCTCGCCAACCGGCGTCATGCCGGCACCTATTATAACGGCCTTCCTCATATCAACCACCTCACACGATGTACTTTCTCCTCGCCTTGGCGTAGAGGGCGTAGTCGATGTACTTCTTCCTGTTCACGTAGTCCATGGTCTTAGGTGCCAGATCGCGCTTCTCCTCGATCGCGTCCTGAACGACCAGTGAAAAGGCATCGCTTCCGGCTCCGCTTCCAAAGCTGACCCACAGGATCCTGTCGCCGGGCTTTGCAACGTCCAGAACGGCGCTGACCCCAACGAGGGTGGATCCACTGTAGGTGTTCCCTATTACTCCCGAGAGCAGTCCGGGAAGGACCTTCTCCTTCGGAATCCCGAGGATCTTGGCGGCCGTAAGCGGGAACTTGACGTTGGGCTGGTGGAAGACGGCGTAATCGAAGTCCTCTGGTTTAAGGCCAAGCTCCTCCATGAGGGTCTTTGCCGCGTTGATCAGATGGTGGAAGTAAGCGGGTTCGCCCGTGAAGCGGTTCCCATGCCTCGGGTAGTGCTCGTGCTGCCTCCTCCAGAAGTCGGGCGTGTCCGTAACGTAGGAGTAGCTTCCCTCGAAATAAGCCACCGTGTCGGGGCCCTTCGGACCGAGCACAAAAGCGGCTCCTCCCGCGGAAGCCGTGAACTCGAGGTGATCGCCGGGCCTTCCCTGCGAGGTGTCGGCCCCTATGGCCATGGCGTAATCCATCATCTCCGAACCCACCGCACCTATGGCAGTCTGGAGCGCCTCGGTTCCGGCCTTGCAGGCGAACTCGAAGTCCGCGGTGCTAACGTCCGGGGTTGCCCCTATCGCCTCGGCTATCACCGTCCCCGTTGGCTTGACCGCGTAGGGCTTGCTCTCGCTACCGAACCACACGGCCCTTATGAGCCCCGGATCTATACGGGCCCTTTTGAGGGCGTTTCTTGCGGCTTCGATTCCTATCGTGAGCGCATCCTCGTCAAGACCCGGAACGGACTTTTCCTCTATTGGAAAGCTGTTGATCCCCCAGACCCTTCCTATCTCCTCGCTCTTTATTCTATACCTCGGAACGTAGGCACCGTAGCCCACGATGCCGATTTCACGTTTTGGCCTCAGGAGCTTTTTCATCGGGCACCACCTTCAGGATTCCGAACAATTCACCCAACGTAAAAGGGGGTGTTATAAAAGTCTTTCGGTAAAAGTAAAAGTATAATTCGACGATTAGCGATAAGGAACGTTAATAACCTCCCGCGCGAACACCCATCGGTGAACGTTATGAAGTACGAGATTCTGCACAGACCGAGCTTCAGCCTCCTCGAGGTTGAGCTTGAGAACGGAGAGGCCGTACAGGCTGAAGCCGGGGCGATGGTGCACATGAGCCCGAACGTTAGGATAGAGACAAAGGCCAGGGGAGGAGTTTTCGGCGCCCTCAAGAGGAGCATACTCACGAAAGAAAGCTTCTTCATAAACCTCTTCAGGGCCGAGGGAGGGAAGGGCCTTATAGGCCTCGCACCGCCTTACATGGGTGACATAAAGGCCTTTGAGCTGGACGGCACACTTTACGCCCAGAGCGGGGCCTTTCTGGCGAGCTCGGAAGGGGTAAACATAGACACGAAATGGGGCGGGGCCAGAAGCTTCTTCGGAAGGGAAGGGCTCTTCCTGCTCAAGATGACCGGGAGGGGAACCGTCTTCCTCTCGAGCTTCGGGGCCATCTACAGGAAGGAGCTCCACAACGAAAGGTTCGTTATAGACACCGGGCACATGGTGGCCTTCAGCGAGGGTCTGAACTTCAGGATCAAACGCGTTGGCGGGCTGAAGAGCACACTGTTCAGCGGAGAGGGGCTTGTGGCCGAGTTCGAGGGCACCGGGACTCTTTACATCCAGACGAGAAGCATGGACAGCTTTTTGAGCTGGCTTATCCCCTATCTCCCCAAGAAGGATTAATTCCTTCTTTTTCAAAATTGAAAAAGATATCAGGGTTTTCTGACGACGAAGAGCGCGTGGTCCTTCTCGTAGGGCTCAAGGGATATACGCTCCACTATCTCAAAGTACTCTGCCAGCTCCTTCTCCACCTCGTTGAAGACCTGCTCCGGTGACTTCGTGACGTCGATGCTCCTGCTCTTGACGGATATCATACCGTATCCGCCCCTCTTCAGGTAGGCCTTTGCGTTGTCCACGAGTATCTTCGCCTGCGACGGCTGGGCCACGTCCTCGAATATGACGTCAACCTTCGGGACGAGGGCACGGTAACCTTCGGGCTTTGTTGCATCGCCGAGTATCGGGACCAGGTTCCTTCTCTCGTCAACCAGAGGGACGAGCTCCCTCAGAACCCTCGGCGAGAACTCGACTCCAAAAACCATTCCCTCAGGACCCACGATGTCGCTGACGTGCGAAGCCGTTGTTCCGCTCGCGACCCCGAGGTAGAGGACCCTTGAACCGGGTTTTATCGGAAAGTTCCTGAGCCCGTTGAGCAGGGCCGCAGCCAGCTTTGAGCGTCTCGGGTTCCAGATACGGTACTCCTCCCTGTTCCAGTTTACTACCCTCTCCCCGTAAACCCTCTGGCCGGGAACGAGGTTCTTCGTCGCTATCTTCTCGCTACCGTCCTCATCAACGAAGACGTAAACTCCGGGAAATTCATGCTCCCTGATCTTCATTCACCTCACCTCCTTGACTTTTCCCTTCCACGTTTCTTGCCCTTCTTTTTGCCGGCGGGCATCTTTCCTTTCTTTTTCCTGGTTTTCCCGGCTTTAGCCTTCTTTCTTTTCTTTCCGGGCTTCTCCTTCCTCTTAGGCGGGTTGGGATACTTCCGCTTTATCTCCTCTATACGCTGCTCCAGTTCCTGCTTCAGTTCCTCCGCTATGTACTCGCCTGAGAAGTAGTCGACCCTCGCAGCTATGGCCAGTTTTCCGGCCAGAGCCCTCGCTATCTTTCCGCGCTGCCACCACGGTGAGCGGTTTATGGCCGGGTACTGGAAGATCACGCCGTGCTTGGGCGGTTTTGCCCCGCTCCTCAGGTGCCTGAAAAGGGCCTTCTCCGCTCCAAGAACCTGTATCGTCGATGCGGGCATCATCGCAAGCTCCCTTAGTCCCCCGGCTAGGCTTATCAAACGCGCCCCCAGCTTTGCACCAACGAGGGCCTTCAGGTTCGGGGCCACCTCGTCCATGGCCCTCTCGAGGTATTCCTCGGTCTCTTCCCTCAACCTGTAGAGGTCCGCTATCTCACCGGCGAGCTTCGTTATTATATCCGCATCGAACTTCCCAAGCGGAGCCCCCATAGAGCTCTCAGCGGCCTTTAGGATCTTCCGGGCCTTCTCCTCGGGGAATCCAAGGGCTTTGAGCTTCTCCTCGCTAACGTTCTCCCGTGGGCCGATCTCTCTGACGAAGGTTACGTACTGCCCGTGCTTTGGGAGGAGTTCGTCCAGTTCCGGAAAGTGCAGGCCGTACCACTCCCTGAGACGGGAAACGAGCAGGTTCGTAACCTTGTCAATATCGTCCAGAGCCTCGATGGCCTGTATAATCATCTTGTCCCTTGCACCGCTCTGC
The window above is part of the Thermococcus sp. P6 genome. Proteins encoded here:
- the iorA gene encoding indolepyruvate ferredoxin oxidoreductase subunit alpha, whose protein sequence is MAKVTDMVLWDKPGEKVLLLGNQAIARGALEANIAVYAAYPGTPSSELTDTMAIVAKKAGVYMEYSANEKVAFETALAAAWSGLRAMTAMKHVGLNVAADTFLSSVGMGVEGGFVIMVADDPSMWSSQNEQDTRVYGKFANVPVLEPSSPQEAKEMTKYAFELSEKFKHFVILRTTTRSSHARGGVELGELPEEIKAGKRKFGKFKKDPNRFVDVPSNARKFHPIVLEKIEKIREEFNEMPFNWIEGDEKAKVGIIAPGLSYAYVKEALAWLGVENVKVLKLGTPFPVPYGLLERFFDGLEKVLIVEELEPVVEEQVKTWAYDRQIRIPIHGKDLVPRVYEMTTRRAVTAIAKFLGLETPVDYEELDSRYEKALKLVPPRPPSLCPACPHRNSFYAIKKATHSRGIYPSDIGCYTLGLLPPLNAVDTTVAMGASIGIAHGLEIAQNGSLSEEARKGGKKIVVATIGDSTFFHTGLPALANAIYNRSNVLVVVLDNLVTAMTGDQPNPSTGQTPHGVGKRIPIEDVAKAMGADFVAVVDPYDIKKTYETIKKALEVEGVSVVVSRQVCALYRVGQMRRRGEKWPVYYVDEEACTGCKICINAYGCPAIYWDAEKKQARIEPSMCWGCGGCAQICPFGAFKPVEGGDE
- a CDS encoding indolepyruvate oxidoreductase subunit beta produces the protein MKEYSIVITGVGGQGVLTAANILGWAALNAGYNVRMGEVHGMSQRFGSVVSYVRFGEDVYGSMVPEGKGDVILSFEPVEALRYVNHLKYGGMAVVNTKPIVPVQVSMGKASYPEIEEIRAIFEKDWGAKWIGFNAEELAVKAGHVITTNTVLIGALTQIPGFPLGEEHVREVIALSVPPKAVDMNMKAFELGVKAAREILKL
- a CDS encoding TATA-box-binding protein, whose product is MVDMSGVKLRIENIVASVDLFTQLNLEKVIEICPNSKYNPEEFPGVICRLEEPKVALLVFGSGKLVVTGAKSVEDIEKAVNMLIQMLKKVGAKFSRAPQIDIQNMVFSGDLGREFNLDVVALSLPNCEYEPEQFPGVIYRVKDPRTVILLFSSGKIVCSGAKSERHAWEAVRKIIHELEKYDLLREEEEEEW
- a CDS encoding DUF356 domain-containing protein; amino-acid sequence: MRNTMVLVRTDDFQKASIALSDLVRYGGMEIRGDPRIISPALSDWAFEKISGEKPRKRFRAHVIAQINLPPAKAIGRLTDIHPPAHVLVIPPDSEVWEELMRLWGTFKKLRGFHPPKRRKAGGSGEASEKF
- a CDS encoding multiprotein bridging factor aMBF1, whose product is MGKAKPRYCEICGAPIRGEGHKIRIEGAEVLVCDRCYERYARKKPGTFSTMPTGRRPLRRVQSRPSRAGAGRGRRERPLYTEEIVEDYAERVYRAIQRSGKTYKELSHEIGLSVNDLRAIAHGHREPTIKEARKLERYFGITLIEQAEGTVEERPSIPRDYEPTLGDMANIRIKKRKK
- a CDS encoding GNAT family N-acetyltransferase, with translation MEDVKIERLKKLDRETLELLVGIYMRGYEGMRQYGGEGEDYARRYLRWCWGKAKDGFFVAKVGDRIAGFIVCDADWYSKYEKGTVGAIHEFVVDSGFQGHGIGRKLMEKCMEYLGKHNDRVELWVGEKNRKAMEFYREYGFRRGGQSGIWVRMVKDLK
- a CDS encoding Zn-ribbon domain-containing OB-fold protein — protein: MARPMQVSRYWRHFREKYRLIGGRCENGHVHFPKRPVCPVCGSKNIEEVELSGRGKVISWTIVRNPPSGFEYYKPFPLALVELEEGPVVLAQLTDVDPEEIDFGMEVEVVTRKLREFEEDGIILYGYKFRPPVK
- a CDS encoding thiolase domain-containing protein; translation: MRKAVIIGAGMTPVGEHWKLGLRDMAVEALLNAMEDAGVDKVDSLYVGNMLSGSFVEQENLGALIADWAGLGNIPAVKVEAACASGGAAVQEGVKAVLSGLEDTVAVVGVEKMMDAWPSDATRYLGYAADADWELFHGASFVALNALVMRYYMKTYGYTEEDLAYFAVNAHANGAKNPYAMFKRPIKVETVLKSPYVADPIKLFDASPICDGAASVIITTPEKAKELGVPKEKWVEVAGMGRAIDTINLANREDLLSLKAAKVAAERAYKMAGVEANDIDFFEVHDAFTIMAALSLEALGVAKKGEGAKLAREGQIAIDADYPIQTMGGLKSRGHPVGATGVYQTVEAVLQLRGEAPNQVPDAEVGLTQNIGGTGSNITVNVLRRV
- a CDS encoding hydroxymethylglutaryl-CoA synthase, with translation MKKLLRPKREIGIVGYGAYVPRYRIKSEEIGRVWGINSFPIEEKSVPGLDEDALTIGIEAARNALKRARIDPGLIRAVWFGSESKPYAVKPTGTVIAEAIGATPDVSTADFEFACKAGTEALQTAIGAVGSEMMDYAMAIGADTSQGRPGDHLEFTASAGGAAFVLGPKGPDTVAYFEGSYSYVTDTPDFWRRQHEHYPRHGNRFTGEPAYFHHLINAAKTLMEELGLKPEDFDYAVFHQPNVKFPLTAAKILGIPKEKVLPGLLSGVIGNTYSGSTLVGVSAVLDVAKPGDRILWVSFGSGAGSDAFSLVVQDAIEEKRDLAPKTMDYVNRKKYIDYALYAKARRKYIV
- a CDS encoding TIGR00266 family protein, whose product is MKYEILHRPSFSLLEVELENGEAVQAEAGAMVHMSPNVRIETKARGGVFGALKRSILTKESFFINLFRAEGGKGLIGLAPPYMGDIKAFELDGTLYAQSGAFLASSEGVNIDTKWGGARSFFGREGLFLLKMTGRGTVFLSSFGAIYRKELHNERFVIDTGHMVAFSEGLNFRIKRVGGLKSTLFSGEGLVAEFEGTGTLYIQTRSMDSFLSWLIPYLPKKD
- a CDS encoding fibrillarin-like rRNA/tRNA 2'-O-methyltransferase, which gives rise to MKIREHEFPGVYVFVDEDGSEKIATKNLVPGQRVYGERVVNWNREEYRIWNPRRSKLAAALLNGLRNFPIKPGSRVLYLGVASGTTASHVSDIVGPEGMVFGVEFSPRVLRELVPLVDERRNLVPILGDATKPEGYRALVPKVDVIFEDVAQPSQAKILVDNAKAYLKRGGYGMISVKSRSIDVTKSPEQVFNEVEKELAEYFEIVERISLEPYEKDHALFVVRKP
- a CDS encoding C/D box methylation guide ribonucleoprotein complex aNOP56 subunit (functions along with aFIB and aL7a; guides 2'-O-methylation of ribose to specific sites in RNAs): MKAYVSENVGGVYAFDESGNLIDRRTFSGRPEEVLDRLLKGEPDEELLKFLDALKEKGYDEFVVEDTELARNLRELGYSATAEFPSPAGKRLRSNPEEFLGEGWFERYYSVGVALTRLRIQEQSGARDKMIIQAIEALDDIDKVTNLLVSRLREWYGLHFPELDELLPKHGQYVTFVREIGPRENVSEEKLKALGFPEEKARKILKAAESSMGAPLGKFDADIITKLAGEIADLYRLREETEEYLERAMDEVAPNLKALVGAKLGARLISLAGGLRELAMMPASTIQVLGAEKALFRHLRSGAKPPKHGVIFQYPAINRSPWWQRGKIARALAGKLAIAARVDYFSGEYIAEELKQELEQRIEEIKRKYPNPPKRKEKPGKKRKKAKAGKTRKKKGKMPAGKKKGKKRGREKSRR